A DNA window from Calliphora vicina chromosome 1, idCalVici1.1, whole genome shotgun sequence contains the following coding sequences:
- the yellow-e2 gene encoding protein yellow, giving the protein MQLNTSLWLNLLLVIIITITNTSAYGYAKGDSVTAETLVRPAYKKPPPISKYKELISIYEAKNIEFAFPSERIRNAALNSGEYDPDNPLPIDVDVFYPGEGEEPKVFVTIPRFGSGVPYSLALLTDVQRPNGSEFQPYPDYSWHSTHGRDCDGLTSVYRIQIDQCGRMWILDSGEIEFVQHCAPQIVVIDIRTETLIHRYRLPQKVYRTGVSRFVTPLVDISDPPPFGTCSKAFVYMADATGTSLIVYDMINNDSWRIENKYTFPDPDYGTHTVAGESFELMDGVFSLSATPRGLGLRRLLYFHALSNDVEVAVPLDVANNSSNWRFGLGSSLDDFMVLGSRGIQCAASAMSANGFLLCGFLNPIAVVGWNIRTPYTARNRVILAENPNTLQFVSGLKVIRTPRGNEEVWMLSNRLQKTFSGTTNYEEINYRIQKCGMDELILGKQCRY; this is encoded by the exons at GCAACTAAATACTAGTCTATGGCTTAATCTGCTTTTAGTAATAATCATTACTATAACTAACACATCGGCATATGGTTATGCAAAAGGAGACAGTGTGACGGCTGAAACTCTGGTCAGACCAGCATATAAGAAACCGCCACCGATTAGTAAATATAAGGAACTAATATCAATATATGAAGCGAAAAATATAGAATTCGCTTTTCCTTCGGAACGAATACGTAATGCGGCCTTAAATAGCGGCGAATATGATCCAGACAATCCCCTGCCCATTGATGTCGATGTATTTTATCCAG GTGAGGGCGAAGAACCGAAAGTATTTGTAACTATACCCCGATTTGGCAGTGGTGTGCCATATTCGCTGGCTTTGCTTACAGATGTGCAACGACCGAATGGTTCAGAATTTCAACCGTATCCCGACTACTCGTGGCACAGTACACATGGTCGTGATTGTGATGGTTTGACTTCCGTTTATCGGATACAA ATTGATCAATGTGGTCGCATGTGGATTTTGGACAGTGGTGAAATCGAATTCGTTCAACATTGTGCACCCCAGATAGTTGTTATCGATATTCGAACCGAAACTTTGATCCATCGTTATCGTTTACCCCAAAAAGTCTATAGAACGGGTGTAAGTCGTTTTGTAACACCACTTGTCGACATTAGCGATCCCCCACCATTTGGCACCTGTTCCAAAGCCTTCGTTTACATGGCTGATGCAACCGGGACATCTTTAATAGTTTATGACATGATAAATAATGACTCTTGGCGTATAGAAAACAAATACACGTTCCCCGATCCCGACTACGGTACACACACGGTGGCAGGAGAAAGTTTTGAACTAATGGATGGCGTATTTAGCTTGTCGGCAACACCAAGAGGTTTGGGCCTAAGGAGATTACTATATTTCCATGCTCTGTCAAATGATGTTGAAGTGGCTGTGCCTTTGGATGTAGCAAATAACTCTTCAAACTGGAGATTTGGCCTGGGTTCCTCGCTAGATGATTTTATGGTGCTTGGTAGCAGGGGCATACAATGTGCTGCATCTGCCATGTCTGCTAATGGTTTCTTATTGTGTGGCTTCTTGAATCCCATTGCCGTGGTGGGTTGGAATATACGCACCCCATATACGGCCCGTAATCGCGTTATATTGGCTGAAAATCCTAACACTCTACAATTTGTCAGTGGTCTAAAGGTGATACGCACACCAAGGGGCAATGAAGAGGTGTGGATGCTGTCAAATCGTTTGCAGAAGACTTTTAGTGGTACCACTAACTATGAAGAAATTAATTATCGCATACAAAAATGTGGCATGGATGAATTAATATTGGGTAAACAGTGTCGATATTaa
- the yellow-e3 gene encoding major royal jelly protein 1 has protein sequence MFSFTKTSQKMYGFILCLFIRLILFNAVFECQGTVLRQRQFFTLHQWSHGINMTFPTVMDREVAVNNAYYDVNRIQLPVDIDVEYKDNNKHRIFLTIPRLNFGVPYSLATITPEDHNVTNNPRVTAYPSYEWHRSHGLNCTSITSALRTYVDECHRLWIIDSGQINSLQWCAPQLLVFDLKTDELIHGFKLPSNNYKAGISVYTDMIADVKSAEECLDTIVYISDAWGHGLIVYNMLKQKSWRIEHELMKPDKTFRNNAHDGIFTVSLSPKNNQMQERYLYFHSLNSFNEIRIALKYVNNESLWYYPKGYTLIDKYFTTLGSRGLQCESEIMDSNGNLYCSIIGSSALIRWKEGRNYTADDLNVVAYGPQQWRFVTGLKLSENQQKEQELWALSTEPKLFVGNTVQQDLIMYQIMGCRVRNLLRSELCTIGINDAN, from the exons ATGTTTTCATTTACAAAGACGAGCCAAAAAATGTACGGATTTATATTGTGTTTGTTCATACGGTTAATCCTTTTCAATGCGGTATTTGAGTGTCAAGGAACTGTACTGCGCCAAAGACAATTTTTTACACTGCACCAGTGGTCTCACGGTATTAACATGACCTTTCCAACTGTAATGGATAGAGAAGTTGCTGTTAATAATGCTTATTATGATGTTAATCGCATACAATTGCCGGTGGATATTGATGTGGAGTATAAAG ATAATAATAAACATCGAATCTTTCTCACAATACCACGATTAAATTTCGGTGTACCCTACTCATTGGCCACAATAACACCGGAAGATCACAATGTAACAAACAATCCAAGAGTGACAGCATATCCCAGCTATGAATGGCATAGAAGTCACGGATTAAATTGCACTTCCATAACATCGGCTCTAAGGACTTAT GTCGATGAATGTCACAGATTATGGATTATAGATTCGGGACAAATTAATTCTCTACAATGGTGTGCTCCTCAACTCCTAGTTTTTGATCTTAAGACAGACGAATTAATACATGGTTTTAAACTACCTAGTAATAATTATAAAGCCGGTATTTCGGTTTACACCGATATGATAGCTGATGTTAAGTCAGCAGAAGAATGTCTAGATACTATAGTGTATATATCTGATGCTTGGGGTCATGGTTTAATTGTCTACAACATGTTGAAACAAAAATCCTGGCGCATAGAACATGAGCTCATGAAACCAGACAAAACTTTCCGAAATAATGCTCATGATGGTATATTTACTGTCAGCTTAAGtccaaaaaataatcaaatgcaAG AACGTTATTTATATTTCCATTCATTAAATAGTTTCAATGAAATTCGTATtgctttaaaatatgttaataacgAATCATTATGGTATTATCCCAAGGGCTATACTTtgatcgataaatattttacCACCTTGGGCTCTCGAGGCCTGCAATGTGAGTCGGAAATTATGGATAGTAATGGCAATTTATATTGCAGCATTATAGGTTCAAGTGCTTTAATCCGTTGGAAAGAGGGCAGAAATTATACGGCAGATGATTTAAATGTGGTGGCGTATGGACCACAACAATGGCGTTTTGTTACGGGTCTTAAGTTAAGCGAAAATCAACAAAAGGAACAGGAGTTGTGGGCTTTAAGCACAGAGCCAAAG CTGTTTGTCGGCAACACTGTACAGCAGGATCTAATAATGTATCAAATTATGGGCTGTCGTGTGCGAAATCTTTTACGTTCAGAACTTTGTACAattggcataaatgatgcaaattaa